The Zingiber officinale cultivar Zhangliang chromosome 9A, Zo_v1.1, whole genome shotgun sequence genome window below encodes:
- the LOC122021104 gene encoding START domain-containing protein 10-like, whose amino-acid sequence MTNSASQITSTSSCSRSWSVSEDSLRRYVTYASERCIQELLSASETSRAGGGDGWKVLTFENGVEISKRRSSSLHVFRSRWLLQSVSPEQFIVVANAIDAAKQWDPDLVEAKHIRDLADNLSIIGLRFGDASKPLFKKREFIVYERRETLDDGTLVVAVASLPKEIAAGLQPKNSNSIRGLLLQSGWVVEKLEDDSCMVTYVVQLDPAGWLPKCFVNRLNTKLVMIIENLKKLAQTCPMDKGM is encoded by the exons ATGACCAACTCTGCCTCCCAAATCACTTCCACTTCTTCCTGCTCTCGATCCTG GTCCGTCAGCGAGGACTCGCTGCGGAGATACGTGACGTACGCGAGCGAGCGGTGCATCCAGGAGCTGCTGTCGGCTTCCGAGACGAGCCGCGCCGGCGGCGGCGACGGGTGGAAGGTTTTGACGTTCGAGAACGGGGTGGAGATATCCAAGCGGAGGTCCAGCTCGCTTCACGTCTTCCGGAGCCGGTGGCTCCTCCAGTCGGTCTCGCCGGAGCAGTTCATCGTCGTCGCCAACGCCATCGACGCCGCTAAG CAATGGGATCCAGATCTGGTGGAAGCAAAACACATCAGGGATCTCGCCGACAACCTCAGCATCATCGGATTGCGGTTCGGCGACGCGTCGAAGCCTCTGTTCAAGAAGAGAGAATTCATTGTCTACGAGCGTCGAGAGACTCTGGACGACGGCACTTTGGTGGTCGCCGTGGCTTCTCTGCCCAAGGAGATCGCCGCAGGACTGCAGCCCAAGAACAGTAACTCCATTCGAGGGCTGCTGCTTCAGTCTGGCTGGGTGGTCGAGAAGCTTGAAGATGACTCTTGCATGGTCACCTACGTTGTTCAG ttGGATCCTGCGGGTTGGTTGCCCAAGTGCTTCGTCAACAGGCTGAACACCAAGCTGGTTATGATCATAGAGAACTTGAAGAAGTTGGCACAGACTTGCCCAATGGATAAAGGGATGTGA